One segment of Cardiocondyla obscurior isolate alpha-2009 linkage group LG13, Cobs3.1, whole genome shotgun sequence DNA contains the following:
- the Unc79 gene encoding protein unc-79 homolog, with translation MGTRYASYSLKLASLHDAYQRLLYWTQPIPSGLDIANILKYFSQTLLCLLKESSVSPFDMIKSQELDGERMALFPNLDYKQLYNALTQMIDVVPLIHIGQPAFGKALLQCLACMLLFLDHDLIDNLSYLTASTISVLPVELHEDIVNYLCFYILPFTITRKPEIGDESAASQSVAAVIMMVFQYSNNPAHHCQLLECLMALKPGVVKDILCVIAYGTASARASAAKLLFYYWPSFNPNLFDRRAVLVKFANDFTPFVCQRDSCPNAGNAEAAKVCYNHHISITYAVESPPPLYLCIECANEIHREHPNQMFYDILHPMQQVSMVCENKNCRGADKSAISVCFSTECASYNGNHPIRYCQQCHSIRHNNRRGGDHVYHTALPHISQLDSQAQTYMVQAIVSLLREAEPISIDSNRDTTEMSASTSNKGFVGSSSGGSGAGGIGSTFGHCDPTSLEERQLLGRYGVWLLVGLCTPNEDTPVEILGRLLSMLFHWFHVTAYCFDGQAESALEKLKTEYVCEWLTEVMKTHYEVFISCLLPHPADYVRVGGHWETLASRTSHLKDGLHRLFCLVPYEVITPDVWDYVMPHWMEAVVNDVPENELQELKIILSKILDRDMNSLGFDVKKMYNFIAKRFVNTSAKVQEQALNWLQTLTMLEITLPLDQLFSIFSDGVAVMQSMTSAESELKPSKSTKEDDITCPIVENDSGKSTPLSDDVVPTPRHMEFTTNAELNLSCCILMLDILLKQMELQNVDKHTGINTRVCRDACHLMKSIVASNWNSSHVCDTSDIECSYCESRVIWHQLCLQLITYMAPENPAYPPDTIVDESAEDNARKGSPETKKGDGKPDVVINMPVPEMHSVGGVLVHMPHFFEQIMTATVETVSEQLDLAAIMPTEKIMSAVARTVTLSETDVATATVNVAKPHLIGEDDEPVSLSPEADSDEFWHTSMGKFRFTIEELPEQLQYIHKLLKEIMTIDKPDILYYMLQCLNVMCLYGDAFNTAVKDHQGFFIWCQENLLIKNLWELLNAEHSHIAQVTVPLLLHCVTLPCGTDTFWRLVQEEFHNSDWRVRFVAVERVTLIARFMDSTPLRNILSLQAALANAFCYLITSMDDNNVYVAQRATLYLGTIHDTAIRSLILCLETQFDSVIVDRPMVLQSLYQLHNSLSDRRILTWEFFLNRFDTLFLEAQINLEKSGDVAYLRDLKNTDMNSEVFMKKLHRAHEALSQSDGSGTSSVKTLSASFGTKWPYKRTMSAPASMIPRQDTKQEKEKVYSRQYSAPILKRKSSRFGLGQLLGSTPPNNSIPDGHIHSLNMVDEASTLPGYTHKIVDLEEADKETMHLLVFLLMQFLSRQDQAYPTDEKPMSKTQGIVLRHLYLLLGYNQTERTFHTTPQRLRLSPAYNVFIANLPQLLDQNHVMGWMMTPPILAILQYCPYPPQATPPTGDPQPPNYSLWYLEPHIRRSWLMSLLVILYKCQYGQQPWCNQLQALVKIVLNTLSTQHHQCKRIPATVVMSAPPSRSRDVSQPSLGVEHELTTNTMGEIDTETPPMRASISVHQRSPGGMHGQMETHWEENNSPACRYFNKHFTSYSINADDTESELAAIPESPKSDSTLHGSSGGSLGELEETVPRNVLQEPRMSIVSEGMSTVETSNRSIGKSKTESASRPVWFLGGNEEEVSQGNKGVPQKKWSVYEGVKMMVTSTFLTGQQDPLRPLPKTAMPPLKNGKGHLPYNGDTSKTYDLSSALALATSIPHIQRSELLKIKDKETEKKGKEKEKEKEKETEKETEKETEKKKDMEIEKEKEQEKEKEKELIKAAGTINNVEALNAKLGRQKHVEQITITATSPVSPCQVITVTNSDNSSSPALSSSISSQIISIENGQHTGDPSVSSQPLITTPTVERLLPIGTIVRATGSRATQRVLKCEDTYCSPESPLSKMDILTVSSSFDQDSETCMSSDITSPHSVSQLEFPTPERLLPVGPPRDFPSLVERVRQALEISDIEDTNKSNEDSKYGTRDLVLTKQDSGTSENVSASLVPTTCNEVNSSRSTSPRRLIKQVALESSPPAIDPGDFISKIADYDQKIRSKDQFRIQRDRARKIAAITDHDTITHARRTESWSGPQVQQDLDLVSQQAYHADFNLKQSLFRIGDDCVYDRCSECGTIREEYSDEELGLCIITLGTFIHREPSLAAPLLPEILGVVTKVSLNAMYPWQSETNMHLPGGAVSVAHQFLRCVLHQLAPNGVFMQMFQTHLNETTRLQFFKSVAQALIDFNELNPIAPLQLLLETLNMKKSLPLERLPIILYNIACYLDCLPLEAGLGPAAATWSGLLTQFDGLFRRLVLMLPSIDDITPLLRIMISILKVPGIQQSKGMLDPFSKVLSYAIQNSTLQYNYLMDLCYLCHRGFTRDRDKHFFGRTIVFELMQAIKFKITIPDSNFLLLLQFVLQDVGGSLPNSVVAMENNIQTDMSPIYNTNASESLKNQLSDVLDFLTDFHTLSKIKSYNKGMQAGLNEDTIGGMLKCGLAQYVALEITRGNNRENRAVARYLPWLYTTPSIQQGAREYLDCIGHIRLLSWLLLGSLTHMAMYTDNNNSHSHASVPLAQPIPQEVSCHIADYIVVIFSGFPEQSKTSVLHMSSLFHAFILFQLWTMYLEEMSKNYATNSESYNITMNILLEFWGKITPCILQLVSYSKALSEMLNLHFLSLLEALLECGAILLSKLLPLWNAILFSHHVQLPGHLQMRLQNCRDFPPNRMAENFVSNRRESNAILLRWLHRLQFKMGQIEMQSSTATQFYSI, from the exons ATGGGAACCAGATATGCGTCAT aTAGCCTAAAGCTCGCTAGTCTACACGACGCTTATCAACGATTACTGTATTGGACTCAGCCGATACCTTCAGGTTTAGACATTGCAaacatattgaaatatttttctcaaacCTTGCTAT GTCTGTTAAAAGAATCATCCGTGTCGCCGTTCGACATGATCAAATCGCAGGAGCTCGATGGAGAAAGAATGGCGTTATTCCCAAATTTAGACTACAAACAACTTTACAACGCATTGACGCAGATGATCGATGTTGTTCCCTTGATTCACATCGGCCAGCCAG cgtTCGGGAAAGCATTGCTGCAATGTCTGGCGTGCATGTTGCTGTTCCTCGATCACGATCTAATCGACAATTTATCGTACTTAACTGCCAGTACGATATCGGTACTTCCTGTGGAGCTACATGAAGATATCGTCAATTATCTctgtttttacattttacctTTCACCATCA caaGAAAACCTGAAATTGGAGATGAAAGTGCCGCTAGTCAATCAGTGGCCGCTGTTATAATGATGGTGTTTCAATATTCCAATAATCCAG cACACCACTGTCAATTGCTGGAGTGTTTGATGGCCCTGAAGCCAGGCGTAGTGAAAGACATACTTTGCGTTATCGCCTACGGCACCGCGTCGGCGAGAGCGTCAGCTGCGAAATTGCTGTTTTATTACTGGCCTTCATTTAACCCGAATCTTTTCGATCGCCGAGCAGTGTTGGTAAAATTTGCTA ACGATTTCACCCCGTTTGTATGCCAACGGGATAGCTGTCCAAATGCCGGTAATGCGGAAGCTGCAAAAGTCTGCTACAATCACCACATTTCCATTACGTACGCCGTTGAATCTCCTCCGCCACTTTATCTTTGCATTGAATGCGCGAACGAGATCCATCGGGAGCATCCGAATCAAATGTTTTACGATATTCTACATCCGATGCAACAGGTGTCCATGGTTTGCGAGAATAAG aaTTGCAGAGGAGCGGACAAATCGGCAATTAGCGTTTGCTTTTCAACAGAATGCGCGAGTTATAATGGAAATCATCCTATAAGGTATTGTCAGCAGTGTCACAGTATACGACACAACAATCGTCGTGGCGGTGATCACGTTTATCATACAGCACTTCCGCACATTTCGCAGCTGGATTCGCAAGCGCAAACTTATATGGTTCAAGCTATTGTCAG TTTGCTAAGAGAAGCTGAACCGATAAGTATCGATAGCAATCGAGATACAACAGAAATGAGTGCTAGCACTAGCAATAAAGGATTCGTAGGGAGTAGCAGTGGCGGGAGCGGTGCTGGGGGTATCGGGAGTACATTTGGTCATTGCGACCCTACAAGTTTGGAGGAACGACAGCTCCTCGGCAGATACGGCGTATGGCTGCTAGTGGGACTTTGTACCCCTAACGAGGATACCCCGGTTGAAATACTGGGCCGTTTATTGTCAATGTTATTTCATTGGTTTCATGTCACTGCCTACTGTTTCGATG GCCAAGCAGAAAGCGCGCTTGAGAAGTTGAAAACGGAATACGTTTGCGAGTGGCTCACGGAAGTGATGAAAACTCATTACGAAGTATTTATTTCCTGCCTGCTACCACATCCTGCGGACTACGTGAGAGTCGGAGGTCACTG ggAGACTTTGGCTTCACGGACATCACATTTAAAAGATGGACTGCATCGGCTGTTCTGTTTAGTACCGTACGAAGTAATTACGCCCGACGTATGGGATTACGTAATGCCACATTGGATGGAAGCTGTGGTAAATGACGTTCCTGAAAATGAACTTCaggagttaaaaataatattgag TAAAATCTTGGATCGAGACATGAATTCTTTGGGATTTGACGTGAAAAAGATGTATAACTTTATAGCGAAACGATTCGTCAATACGAGCGCTAAAGTGCAAGAACAAGCCCTTAATTGGTTACAAACCCTTACCATGCTGGAGATAACATTACCCTTGgatcaattattttcaatatttagtGACGGAGTTGCCGTTATGCAATCGATGACTTCGGCAGAATCAGAATTAAAGCCAAGTAAATCTACAAAAGAAGACGATATTACAt gTCCTATAGTAGAAAACGATTCTGGAAAATCAACACCGCTTTCCGATGATGTAGTTCCGACACCGAGGCACATGGAATTCACGACAAACGCAGAACTTAATTTATCTTGTTGTATTCTCATGCTTGATATACTGTTAAAACAG ATGGAACTTCAAAACGTAGACAAGCATACCGGAATTAATACACGGGTTTGCCGAGATGCTTGCCATTTAATGAAGTCTATCGTTGCGTCAAATTGGAATAGTTCTCATGTTTGCGATACGTCGGACATTGAATGTTCTTACTGCGAGTCGAGAGTGATCTGGCACCAATTATGTCTACAATTAATTACCTACATGGCACCGGAAAATCCAGCATATCCCCCGGAT acgATCGTGGATGAAAGTGCGGAAGATAACGCTCGCAAAGGTTCAccggaaacaaaaaaaggcGATGGAAAGCCGGATGTAGTCATTAATATGCCAGTGCCAGAAATGCATTCTGTCGGTGGAGTCTTAGTTCACATGCCACAC TTCTTCGAACAGATTATGACAGCGACAGTAGAGACAGTTTCGGAACAGCTGGACCTCGCCGCTATCATGCCAACGGAGAAGATCATGTCTGCCGTTGCAAGAACGGTTACGTTATCAGAAACAGATGTCG CTACCGCAACGGTGAATGTGGCAAAACCGCATCTGATAGGAGAAGATGACGAGCCCGTCAGTTTAAGTCCGGAAGCTGATTCTGACGAGTTTTGGCACACCTCCATGGGAAAGTTTCGTTTCACAATCGAAGAATTACCTGAGCAGCTTCAGTATATTCATAAATTACTAAAG GAAATAATGACGATCGACAAACCCGACATTCTCTATTACATGCTGCAGTGTTTAAATGTGATGTGCTTGTACGGTGACGCGTTTAATACGGCGGTGAAAGATCATCAAGGATTCTTTATATGGTGccaagaaaatttattaataaaaaa TTTGTGGGAGCTCCTAAATGCAGAGCATTCACACATAGCACAAGTGACCGTTCCATTATTGTTGCATTGTGTAACATTACCCTGCGGCACTGATACGTTCTGGCGGCTTGTACAAGAAGAATTTCACAATTCTGACTGGCGTGTCAGATTCGTCGCAG TTGAACGTGTAACGTTAATCGCGCGGTTTATGGATTCGACGCCTTTGCGGAACATATTAAGTCTTCAAGCTGCATTAGCAAATGCGTTCTGTTACTTAATCACGAGCATGGATGATAATAATGTATATGTTGCGCAGCGTGCCACATTGTATCTCGGTACTATTCACGACACGGCAATTAgg tctttaattttatgtttggAAACGCAATTCGATTCTGTAATCGTAGACCGGCCAATGGTATTGCAATCGCTTTATCAATTGCACAACAGTCTCAGCGATCGACGTATCTTGACgtgggaattttttttaaatcgatttgATACTCTGTTTCTCGAGGCTCAAATCAATTTGGAGAAGTCGGGGGATGTGGCTTACTTGCGCG ATCTGAAAAATACGGATATGAACAGCGAAGTATTTATGAAGAAGTTGCATCGTGCACACGAAGCATTATCTCAATCTGACGGTAGCGGAACAAGTTCTGTAAAGACGTTGAGCGCAAGCTTTGGCACAAAGTGGCCATATAAGCGTACAATGTCCGCACCGGCGTCGATGATACCCCGACAAGATACTAAGCAAG aaaaggaaaaggtGTACAGCCGACAGTATTCCGCGCCGATCTTGAAAAGGAAGAGCTCGAGATTCGGACTGGGTCAGTTGTTGGGGTCCACCCCGCCTAATAACAGTATTCCAG ATGGTCACATACATTCGTTGAATATGGTCGACGAAGCCAGCACGTTACCGGGATATACTCACAAAATTGTTGATCTTGAAGAAGCAGATAAAGAGACCATGCATCTATTAGTTTTCCTTTTGatgcaatttttatcaagACAGGATCAG gCTTATCCGACGGACGAGAAACCAATGTCGAAAACTCAAGGCATAGTCTTACGACATTTGTATCTTCTTTTGGGATATAATCAAACGGAGCGCACTTTCCATACTACTCCACAACGTCTAAG aCTTTCACCGGCATATAACGTCTTTATTGCAAATTTGCCACAATTATTAGACCAAAATCATGTGATGGGCTGGATGATGACCCCGCCAATTCTGGCGATATTACAATATTGTCCTTATCCCCCGCAAGCAACACCCCCGACTGGTGATCCTCAACCGCCGAATTACAGTCTTTGGTATTTGGAGCCACACATTAGACGATCGTGGTTGATGTCTCTattagttattttatataag tgTCAGTATGGGCAACAGCCATGGTGTAATCAGCTACAAGCATtagtaaaaatagttttaaatacTCTAAGTACACAGCATCATCAATGTAAAAGAATACCGGCGACTGTAGTTATGAGTGCGCCACCATCTAGATCTCGCG atgtGTCTCAACCCTCGCTCGGAGTTGAACACGAATTAACAACGAATACAATGGGAGAAATAGACACGGAAACTCCGCCGATGCGTGCGTCAATTTCGGTGCATCAACGCAGTCCCGGAGGAATGCACGGACAAATGGAAACTCATTGGGAAGAGAATAACAGTCCAGCGTGCCGTTACTTCAACAAACATTTTACCAG TTATTCGATCAATGCGGACGATACGGAGTCTGAACTGGCGGCGATTCCTGAGAGCCCAAAATCTGACAGCACCTTACATGGTAGTAGCGGAGGATCCCTTGGCGAATTAGAAGAAACGGTTCCCAGAAACGTTCTTCAAGAACCACGTATGTCTATTGTGTCTGAAGGAATGAGTACGGTCGAGACGAGCAACCGAAGCATTGGCAAATCGAAGACGGAATCTGCATCGAGACCTGTATGGTTTTTAGGAGGAAACGAAGAGGAAGTTAGTCAg GGAAATAAAGGCGTCCCTCAAAAAAAATGGAGCGTATACGAAGGTGTGAAAATGATGGTAACGAGTACATTTCTCACCGGACAACAGGATCCTCTAAGACCTTTGCCTAAAACAGCTATGCCACCATTAAAAAACGGCAAAGGACATTTGCCTTATAATGGAGACACGTCAAAAACGTACGATTTATCAAGTGCTTTAGCTCTTGCAACCAGCATTCCTCATATTCAAAG ATCTGAATTACtaaagataaaagataaggaaacagaaaagaaaggaaaagaaaaagaaaaggagaaagagaaggaaactGAAAAAGAAACCGAGAAGGAgaccgagaaaaaaaaggatatgGAAAtcgaaaaggagaaagaacaagaaaaggaaaaagaaaaagagcttATAAAGGCTGCCGGGACTATTAATAACGTTGAGGCTCTAAACGCGAAATTAGGTAGACAAAAGCATGTGGAACAGATTACAATTACAGCAACATCGCCAGTTTCACCTTGCCAAGTAATTACAGTGACGAACAGTGATAATTCAAGCTCGCCAGCATTGAGTTCTTCTATATCATCGCAAATTATAAGCATAGAGAATGGGCAACACACAGGCGATCCCTCTGTCAGTTCACAACCTTTGATAACCACTCCAACTGTCGAACGACTGCTTCCTATTGGTACAATAGTTCGAGCGActg GATCACGAGCTACGCAACGTGTATTAAAATGCGAGGACACATATTGTTCTCCGGAATCACCGTTATCGAAAATGGATATTTTGACAGTCA gtTCTTCGTTTGATCAAGACAGTGAGACTTGTATGTCTAGCGACATTACGAGTCCACACAGCGTCTCTCAATTGGAATTTCCAACGCCAGAGCGATTACTGCCTGTTGGTCCTCCGAGAGATTTCCCTAGCTTAGTCGAGAGAGTACGTCAAGCTCTCGAAATTTCAGACATTGAAG atacgAATAAATCGAATGAAGACTCAAAATATGGCACTCGTGACTTGGTACTTACGAAACAGGATAGCGGCACATCTGAAAATGTA TCAGCGTCGCTCGTACCAACGACGTGCAACGAAGTTAATTCGAGCAGATCAACGAGTCCAAGAAGACTAATTAAACAGGTGGCTTTGGAATCGTCTCCACCGGCGATCGATCCTggagattttatttcaaaaatagcAGACTACGATCAAAAGATCAGATCCAAGGATCAGTTTCGAATTCAACGTGACAGAGCACGGAAGATCGCCGCTATAACGGATCACGACACAATTACTCACGCTAGGCGTACGGAATCCTG GTCCGGTCCACAAGTTCAACAAGATTTAGATTTAGTCTCTCAGCAAGCGTATCATGCTGATTTTAATTTGAAGCAAAGTTTATTTCGCATTGGCGATGATTGTGTTTACGACAG ATGTTCAGAGTGCGGAACGATTAGAGAAGAATATTCTGATGAAGAACTCGGCTTGTGCATAATAACTTTAGGAACGTTTATTCATCGAGAACCATCTCTAGCAGCACCGTTATTGCCAGAGATACTCGGCGTAGTTACTAA GGTCTCTCTTAATGCAATGTATCCTTGGCAAAGCGAAACAAACATGCATCTGCCGGGTGGTGCGGTCAGTGTAGCGCATCAATTTCTCAGATGCGTTCTCCACCAATTAGCTCCTAACGGAGTATTTATGCAAATGTTTCAAACGCATTTGAACG AAACGACAAGATTGCAGTTTTTCAAAAGCGTTGCACAGGCTCTGATCGattttaacgaattaaatCCGATCGCGCCCTTGCAGTTGTTGCTTGAG acattaaatatgaaaaaatcaTTGCCGCTGGAACGGCTGcctataatattatataatattgcgTGTTACTTGGATTGTTTGCCACTGGAAGCAGGATTGGGTCCTGCTGCGGCTACATGGAGTGGGTTGCTGACACAATTCGATGGATTATTTAGAAGACTCGTTCTTATGCTTCCTTCTATCGACGATATTACTCCTCTCTTACGAATTATGATTTCGATATTAAAAGTGCCGGGAATTCAACAatcaaaa GGAATGCTGGATCCATTTTCCAAAGTGTTAAGTTACGCTATACAAAATTCCACATTgcaatacaattatttaatggaCTTGTGCTATTTATGTCATCGAGGATTTACTCGTGATCGTGACAAACACTTTTTTGGGAGAACAATTGTATTTGAGTTAATGCaagcgattaaatttaaaattacaataccAGACTCCAATTTTCTGCTACTGCTGCAGTTTGTGCTTCAA GATGTTGGAGGATCATTGCCTAACAGTGTCGTTGCGatggaaaataatatacaaacaGATATGTCACCAATCTATAACACGAATGCCTCTGAATCTTTAAAGAATCAGTTATCAGACGTCCTCGATTTTTTAACTGATTTTCACACTTTAAGCAAGATTaag agtTACAACAAAGGTATGCAAGCGGGATTAAATGAGGACACAATAGGTGGGATGCTGAAGTGCGGTCTTGCTCAATATGTAGCTTTAGAAATTACAAGAGGCAACAATAGAGAAAACAGAGCCGTTGCCCGTTACTTGCCGTGGTTATACACCACTCCATCTATACAACAAGg AGCTCGAGAATATCTTGATTGCATTGGGCACATAAGACTTTTATCTTGGCTGCTATTGGGATCCCTTACACACATGGCAATGTACACTGATAATAATAACAGTCACTCTCATGCGTCGGTTCCGTTGGCGCAACCGATACCTCAAGAAGTATCTTGCCACATCGCAGATTATATAGTAGTAATTTTTTCGGGGTTTCCGGAGCAATCAAAAACCTCAGTTCTCCACATGTCGTCGCTTTTCCAtgcatttattctttttcaa cTTTGGACAATGTATTTGGAAGAAATGTCAAAGAATTACGCAACAAACAGTGAGAGTTACAATATCACTATGAACATCTTATTAGAATTTTGGGGCAAGATAACACCATGCATTTTGCAACTCGTTTCCTATTCGAAAGCT ctcTCCGAAATGCTTAATTTGCATTTCCTAAGCTTGTTAGAGGCCTTACTGGAATGCGGAGCGATTCTGTTGAGTAAATTACTACCTTTATGGAACGccatattattttctcatcATGTTCAG cTACCAGGACATTTACAAATGCGATTGCAGAATTGCCGCGATTTCCCACCGAATAGAATGGCGGAGAATTTCGTTAGTAATCGAAGAGAATCGAACGCGATACTTTTACGATGGTTACATCGTTTACAGTTCAAGATGGGCCAAATAGAAATGCAATCTTCGACCGCCACACaattttattccatttaa